The genomic segment taattatttttaaacaatatttacatttatgcaAAGTTCAAACCTATTACTCCAGTTAGCATTTCTCTACATTGAGCTGATGTTAAAATGTCTATCATTTATTAGCATAATTTTTTCGACTATTCTTTCACATATACTTTGATACCgatctcataaaaattaaaatattttattggcatTAAGCTTATGTTGGTTAAtaaagttaatacatttaaaatctaagtaaaaacaacataattgaAACTTGTGGTACGAGTAGGACGTATTCATATACCAagaaatataattgaaaatgaaacaatgtttttttatacacaagTGAACACATATATATTCAGTGCTCAGCAAGAAAGACAATATGTCAAAAGTATGTGATCTGACAAAATAGGATTgtacttaattgtatttataatttcactTAAATGCAAAAACAAATCGAAGACTGTTGTAAAAAATGGAcaagaaaaaagaaattaaacatattttcatctTGGGtacgttataaataaaaacatagtcttataataatatcttatctgACACACAAAAACAATAcacaaactaataattaaaaacatgtcTGTAGCATGTCTGTAGAATtaggtaaatacattttgtatatttttcttttctatggtgataaacaaattgttcaatttctgaaaattctgttagaaaatagaaatatctaCATCCAgctcaaaaacataatatttatgttaaaaatattatataatttactgtttttttttttatacctttaaTAATGATATCTGATTTAGGAATTTGTGCTTGATATGCAAAAGTTGCATTGATATCTCGTTGTAAAAGACTGCCTTCAAGATGTATACCAAACTGAAGTTGCTTACTAGCTTTGAAATAATAGTAGCATTGCAACTCTGTTAAACTCATCGCAGTACTGAATGTAGAAGCatcattatctaaaaaaaaaataataagtttcagttgatgaatttattgatttagatTATGAAAAGAAATtgcttttattatttacatatatatctTCCTAAGACATTAAATACTGTTATATGCCCATCTGGAATTTGTGGATTACGTTGGTGAATGACTTCAGCACCTACCGACGTTTTGTTATTTAAGGCATATAAATACTGAGATATATAAATGCccgtataattgaataaatcagGATTAACTGATCGCAGGGTAGCTGTATACctgtttgttttatattcagCAGTTGTTTGAACTCCAGTTGTTTTGAAATCTTGAAACTATTATGATAAAcactacataaatatatatatatatatacatatttttaaaacaatggattataattagataattaattaCCTGAGTGTTAAGTTTGATTTTTACATTATCTGAGAGTTGTACAttaacatttgtaaaaatatttctacgGTGATCAAAGTTATCTACCGAAAGAGGACCGACATTTCCAGACCCAACCTGATTAGTACCTCCAAATATAGATCCAAATTTGACTGATATTTTACTGGATGCTCCTATGAGTAGACTGTGGCTATCGAAAAAATGATTGCTCAGTCCTTTGTTAATGACAAGTCGGATGCCCTCAAAGGTCATAGGAAACAGTTCTGCAAAGAAAATAGATCGATAATTAAATGATTACTAAGAAAAATACTCAATAAATGACCCAAAACGAACCTTTACATTTCTTGTGTAGTTCATCTACCGATCCGGGGTTTTTAATGCGATTTTCGGAATTCAGCTTTTGCGGTATCCTGGGTAGCGGAATTGGTGTCAACTTAGGCGGCATCGGTGGTAAATTGGATGAAGTATTTACCTTACCCATAACGTTGTTGTTCAAaaagaattcaattttaaattgaaacctACTTACTTTCACGTTGTTTTAACACgtaattatatttaccaatGGTGACAGTTGTTGGTAACTTGATAATAAAAATCATCAGTGCACTGATACTGTTCATG from the Acyrthosiphon pisum isolate AL4f chromosome X, pea_aphid_22Mar2018_4r6ur, whole genome shotgun sequence genome contains:
- the LOC115035046 gene encoding mitochondrial import receptor subunit TOM40 homolog 2-like yields the protein MSLTELQCYYYFKASKQLQFGIHLEGSLLQRDINATFAYQAQIPKSDIIIKGSIDRKWNVSTTLEKRLHPMPFIFTMSTKLSPAKHQLTMGVGLLIS
- the LOC100169426 gene encoding mitochondrial import receptor subunit TOM40 homolog 2-like produces the protein MGKVNTSSNLPPMPPKLTPIPLPRIPQKLNSENRIKNPGSVDELHKKCKELFPMTFEGIRLVINKGLSNHFFDSHSLLIGASSKISVKFGSIFGGTNQVGSGNVGPLSVDNFDHRRNIFTNVNVQLSDNVKIKLNTQFQDFKTTGVQTTAEYKTNRYTATLRSVNPDLFNYTGIYISQYLYALNNKTSVGAEVIHQRNPQIPDGHITVFNVLGRYICK